The sequence CCCGTTTGACATCGGCGGAACCGACCTTTTGATACTCGAGGAAGGACAGGCAGCGCTTCCGGGCACAAACTGCCTGCGGCGGGCCGGAAGTGATCTTGATGTTGCAGCACTCGTGACGGAATTCGAAGCAGGAGACATTGCCGGCGTGCACTGGACACTCGAAAATCCCGGCGAGAGCATCCGCGCGATTGCGGAATTTTCTGAAAAAATTGTCGGCTTTCGTCAGACGCTGAATTCCGGGGAGACTTTGCGCGAGAGGCTGTGCCTCCCCCTCTCTGGCCAACTGATTTCTGAAGGAGCCTTCGCATGACCAAGCAGATACATTTATGGGCATTTCTCCAAGGCATTGGTCACTATCCCAGCGGCTGGCGCCATGCCGACGCTACCCCGCAAGATGTGTTCAGCATGGACTATTACAAATCTGTCGGCCAACTCGCCGAACGCGGCCGGTTCGACTCCATTGTATTTGGCGACCAGTTGCAATCGCGCGGCGCGAATGGTCATACACCGGAGCGGGTGGCCATTCCGACTCTCGACCCCATCGCCCTTCTGGCCGCGATGGGAGCGGTTACCAAACATATCGGGCTGGTCGCCACGGTATCGACAACATATTTCGAGCCGGAAGCAGTCGCAGAGCGTTTTGCGACGCTCGACCGGATCACCGGCGGCCGCGCCGGCTGGAATATCGTCACCACCGCGCACCCGGCCTCGGCCTGGAATTTCGGGCAGGATGAAATGCCCGAGAAATCTACTCGCTATGCCCGGGCCAACGAATTTGTTGAAGCAGCGTGCGGGCTGTGGGATAGCGCCAGCTCGGATGGCAATCCCGCACCCGTTCAGTATCGCGGCGAGCACATCACGATGGATGCGAGCATGCCCGGGCCGCTCCTGCCGCAAGGTCGGCCAATATTGGTTCAGGCCGGTCAGTCGCCGGATGGTCGAGCCTTCGCAGCGGCGACCGCCGAAGCAATTTTCTGTCCCGCGCCGACCAAGGAAGACGGAATCGCATTTCGCAATGATATGCATGCGCGCATTTCTGCCGCTGGTCGCGATCCGGAAGCGGTCAAGATCATGCCAGGCCTGTCGTTCATTCTGGCAGATTCAGAAGAAGAAGCGATAGCCAAGGACGAAGCCATTCTCGATCTGGCGGACGAGGCCTTGTGCATCGAATATCTCGGCGAATCGATCGGCTTCTGGCTGGGCGGACATGATCCGAAAGAACCAATTCCATTTGACGATATTGTGGCAGGGACCGAATTTCCTGTGGCTGACATCACCCGTATGCTGGAAAAACCGGCGGCAAGCGGGATTGCGCTTGGCGAATTTGCATCAAAACATGTGCGCACTCCGCGGGGGCACACGGTCTTCCGTGGCACCCCGCAGCAGCTGGCCGACCGGATGATTGACTGGATCGATTCGGGGGCCTGCGACGGATTCACCCTGCAACCCGCCTATATGCCCGGCGAGCTGGAAATTTTTGTCGATCAGGTAGTACCCCTGCTCCAGCAGGCGGGCCGCCTGCGGCTCGATTATCCCGGACCGACCCTGCGGGATACGATGGGAATTGCAGCATGACCGCGTTACGCCGTATCGGCGTAGCGGCCGCCTTGCTGGTGCTCGTGGTTGGCGGTCTCGTTTTGTCTTTGCGCCTTGGCGCATGGAACACGGATCGCGACGAAGTAACTGCAAAATGGGCTCAGGGCCCGTCAAAATTCATCTCGATTGATGATGTGCCGATCCATTATCGGGACGAGGGGGAGGGGCCTGTCGTTGTGCTGCTGCACGGCAGCATAGTCAGTCTTCACGAATGGGACGCCGTGGCCGAACGGCTCAAGGGACGGTTTCGTGTAATCCGTTTTGACTGGGCCCCTTATGGACTTTCCGGGCCGGATCCCAAGGGTGTCTATACGACCGCACGTGCCGCAGAGTTGATGGACGGCTTGCTGAAAGCGCTAGAGGTTGAAAAATTTGCTCTGGTGTCGACGTCAAACGGAGCGAATGTCGCACTGGAATATAACCGGCAATTTCCCGGTAACGCGACGGCGATGGCCTTTTCTGTCCTGCCGCTCGAGCGGCCCAGCCAGGATCGCGAGATCGACTGGCGATTGCAGCTGATGCTGCCGTTTCACAAGCATCTGGTTCCGGACTGGCGTTCGCATCTATTCTACCGGCTGGTCCTGGAAGATACCACGCCGGATAGTTTCAAACCGACGGCGGCGATGGTGGATCAAATCTACGACTTGAACAATTTGCCCGGCGCTTTGGATCGACAGAAGTCCTATATCGCATCCAATACCAAATTGTTTCAGACAACGGATGTAGCGGCGATCGCCGAGACTGTCACGGTACCGGTGCTGCTGCAATGGTGTGCCTAT comes from Sphingorhabdus sp. YGSMI21 and encodes:
- a CDS encoding alpha/beta hydrolase; protein product: MTALRRIGVAAALLVLVVGGLVLSLRLGAWNTDRDEVTAKWAQGPSKFISIDDVPIHYRDEGEGPVVVLLHGSIVSLHEWDAVAERLKGRFRVIRFDWAPYGLSGPDPKGVYTTARAAELMDGLLKALEVEKFALVSTSNGANVALEYNRQFPGNATAMAFSVLPLERPSQDREIDWRLQLMLPFHKHLVPDWRSHLFYRLVLEDTTPDSFKPTAAMVDQIYDLNNLPGALDRQKSYIASNTKLFQTTDVAAIAETVTVPVLLQWCAYDTVISQTARQSVDRFTNTKVDLIEYDDLGHFPMWEDPDRFTADMIAFFDRELPVVATE
- a CDS encoding NtaA/DmoA family FMN-dependent monooxygenase (This protein belongs to a clade of FMN-dependent monooxygenases, within a broader family of flavin-dependent oxidoreductases, the luciferase-like monooxygenase (LMM) family, some of whose members use coenzyme F420 rather than FMN.), whose translation is MTKQIHLWAFLQGIGHYPSGWRHADATPQDVFSMDYYKSVGQLAERGRFDSIVFGDQLQSRGANGHTPERVAIPTLDPIALLAAMGAVTKHIGLVATVSTTYFEPEAVAERFATLDRITGGRAGWNIVTTAHPASAWNFGQDEMPEKSTRYARANEFVEAACGLWDSASSDGNPAPVQYRGEHITMDASMPGPLLPQGRPILVQAGQSPDGRAFAAATAEAIFCPAPTKEDGIAFRNDMHARISAAGRDPEAVKIMPGLSFILADSEEEAIAKDEAILDLADEALCIEYLGESIGFWLGGHDPKEPIPFDDIVAGTEFPVADITRMLEKPAASGIALGEFASKHVRTPRGHTVFRGTPQQLADRMIDWIDSGACDGFTLQPAYMPGELEIFVDQVVPLLQQAGRLRLDYPGPTLRDTMGIAA